From Deinococcus terrestris, a single genomic window includes:
- a CDS encoding antitoxin VbhA family protein, translated as MTTTQDQIRRELEAQKAAYEQAQAARAQRAQDVHSARRSQQIEGGDISSYAQHLSQQYIEGKLTTEEMREKLLEHHGVTVK; from the coding sequence ATGACCACCACTCAAGACCAGATTCGCCGCGAGCTGGAGGCCCAGAAGGCCGCCTATGAGCAGGCCCAGGCCGCCCGTGCCCAGCGCGCACAGGACGTTCACAGTGCCCGCCGGTCGCAGCAGATTGAAGGTGGCGATATTTCCTCCTACGCCCAGCACCTCAGCCAGCAGTACATCGAGGGCAAGCTGACGACGGAAGAAATGCGCGAGAAGCTGCTGGAGCACCACGGCGTCACGGTGAAGTGA